The Euphorbia lathyris chromosome 3, ddEupLath1.1, whole genome shotgun sequence genome contains a region encoding:
- the LOC136224012 gene encoding protein DEFECTIVE IN MERISTEM SILENCING 3-like: MEEEATIIPSNEMQNGCSMQAQSVIYNSKKFQDDLHTARIQIKQHEDNLKILKSQRNKLEDSILDLQVILGNYHSARPPSGESESHSSNQSEEETVNQILQHETSAAGILCQLTTRHGTHAPQLGFTKDVLGIVATLGKVDDDNLSRLLSEYLGVETMLGIVCKTYEGVKALETYDKEGHINSDSGIRGFGTTIGRTLDGRFLVICLENLRPYCGEFVDDDPQRRLDLLQPKLPNGECPPGFIGFAVNMIHVDYMNLLYVSDVYGLRETLFYSLFSHLQVYKSREEMLLALPLISDGAISLDGGIIKINGFFSLGNR; the protein is encoded by the exons ATGGAAGAAGAAGCTACTATTATCCCAAGTAATGAAATGCAAAATGGTTGTTCTATGCAAGCCCAATCCGTCATATACAATTCTAAG AAATTTCAAGATGATCTACACACAGCAAGAATCCAAATCAAGCAGCATGAGGATaacttgaaaattttgaaaagtcAACGAAACAAATTAGAAGACTCAATACTTGATCTGCAAG TTATTCTTGGTAATTATCACTCCGCAAGACCTCCTAGTGGTGAAAGTGAAAGCCATTCCTCCAATCAGAGTGAGGAAGAAACAGTAAATCAGATTCTGCAGCATGAAACTTCTGCTGCAGGCATTCTGTGTCAGCTGACAACGCGCCATGGTACTCATGCACCTCAACTCGGATTCACTAAGGATGTGCTTGGTATTGTTGCTACTCTGGGTAAGGTGGATGATGATAATCTTAGCAG ACTTCTTTCAGAGTACTTAGGAGTAGAGACAATGCTAGGAATTGTTTGCAAGACTTATGAAGGTGTTAAAGCTCTTGAAACTTATGACAAGGAAGGCCATATAAATAGTGATTCTGGAATTCGAGGCTTTGGTACTACTATCGGACGGACTCTGGATGGTCGATTTCTTGTCATTTGTCTCGAAAATTTAAG ACCTTACTGTGGTGAATTTGTGGATGATGACCCTCAAAGAAGGCTTGATCTTCTACAGCCAAAATTGCCTAATGGCGAGTGCCCACCTGGATTTATTGGTTTCGCTGTTAACATGATCCATGTGGATTACATGAATTTGTTGTATGTATCTGATGTCTATGGCCTCAGAGAGACTCTATTTTACAGCCTCTTTTCTCACCTGCAAGTTTATAAAAGTAGGGAGGAGATGCTACTAGCTCTTCCACTTATAAGTGATGGAGCAATTTCACTGGATGGAGGGATTATTAAGATTAATGGTTTCTTTTCCTTGGGGAATCGGTAA
- the LOC136222873 gene encoding transcription factor MYB73-like, protein MASFNGGDCIKGPWSPQEDDTLIKLVKQHGPRNWTFISTGIHGRSGKSCPLRWLNQLSPEVQHRPFTTKEDDTIVQAHAIHGNKWATIAGLLPGRTDNAIKNRWKSTLQRKRQAEFLSASSKSNLTVKKMSLDISSESRSDSGAKRLCLGVGTDYSCFSRVPETVWTLCPPGDGLVLGTAVAEKGGEEGGDVEKEEQEEKCLLNLMQKMTAVEVKSYIDKLRLK, encoded by the coding sequence ATGGCTTCTTTCAATGGTGGAGATTGTATCAAAGGCCCATGGAGTCCTCAAGAAGATGATACTTTAATCAAGCTAGTTAAACAACACGGCCCCAGAAATTGGACTTTCATAAGCACCGGAATTCATGGCCGCTCAGGAAAATCATGCCCGTTACGGTGGCTTAATCAACTCTCGCCAGAGGTTCAGCACAGACCTTTTACTACAAAGGAGGATGATACCATTGTTCAAGCTCACGCTATTCACGGTAATAAATGGGCCACAATTGCTGGACTGTTGCCTGGCCGGACTGATAATGCCATTAAAAATCGTTGGAAATCTACTTTGCAGAGAAAACGCCAGGCCGAGTTCTTGTCTGCATCATCCAAGTCTAACTTGACTGTCAAGAAGATGAGTCTTGACATTTCATCTGAGTCTAGGTCTGATTCCGGAGCGAAGAGGCTGTGTTTGGGTGTAGGAACGGATTATAGTTGTTTCAGTAGGGTGCCTGAGACAGTGTGGACTTTGTGTCCACCGGGGGATGGGTTGGTTCTGGGAACTGCTGTGGCGGAGAAGGGAGGAGAAGAAGGCGGAGACGTTGAGAAAGAGGAACAGGAGGAGAAATGTTTGCTCAATTTAATGCAAAAGATGACAGCTGTTGAAGTGAAGAGTTATATTGATAAATTAAGGTTAAAATAA